A window of Mycolicibacterium fluoranthenivorans contains these coding sequences:
- the htpG gene encoding molecular chaperone HtpG, translated as MSDQVEQREFQAEARQLLQLMVHSIYSNKDSFLRELVSNASDALDKLRLAAYQDKDLDVDTSDLHIDLDLDSTARTLTVRDNGIGMSRDEVVDLIGTLAKSGTAEMRRKLQESNESTEELIGQFGVGFYSTFMVADKVDLLTRKAGENTATRWESSGDGTYTIATVDDAPQGTSVTLHLKPEDADDELHDYTAPWKIRQLVKKYSDFISWPIRMEVEKTVPASTEEGAENTEPTVTVETETINSRTALWAKPKSEVSDEEYKEFYRHIAHAWDEPLDVIAMKAEGTFEYQALLFIPSQAPFDLFNRDGHTGVQLYVKRVFIMGDCDELMPEYLRFIKGVVDAQDLSLNVSREILQQDRQIKVIRRSLTKKVLSAIKDLQANRPDDYATFWTQFGRAFKEGLLSDPDNRETVLGLSSFASTFSPDTPTTLADYVSRMRDGQEQIFYATGESRRLLESSPHLEAFKAKGYEVLLLTDPVDEVWVESVPEFQGKALQSVAKGEVDLGSGDDTADADRTEFADLLTWLQKTLDDHVKEVRLSTRLTSSPACLITDTFGITPQLARMYRASGQEVPVGKRILEINPEHALVTGLRDALASSQDGLSDTAELLYGTALLAEGGSLDDPARFAAILADRLAKTF; from the coding sequence GTGAGCGATCAGGTCGAACAGCGGGAATTCCAGGCAGAGGCCCGTCAGCTGTTGCAGCTGATGGTGCACTCCATCTATTCCAACAAGGACTCGTTCCTGCGGGAACTGGTGTCGAACGCCTCCGACGCCCTGGACAAGCTGCGGCTCGCGGCGTACCAGGACAAGGACCTCGACGTCGACACGTCCGACCTGCACATCGACCTGGACCTCGACTCGACGGCGCGGACGCTGACCGTCCGCGACAACGGCATCGGCATGTCCCGCGACGAGGTCGTCGACCTGATCGGCACCCTCGCCAAGTCCGGCACCGCCGAGATGCGGAGAAAACTGCAGGAGTCCAACGAGAGCACCGAAGAACTGATCGGCCAGTTCGGCGTCGGGTTCTACTCGACGTTCATGGTGGCCGACAAGGTCGACCTGCTCACCCGTAAGGCCGGCGAAAACACCGCCACCCGGTGGGAATCCAGCGGTGACGGCACCTACACCATCGCCACCGTCGACGACGCCCCGCAGGGCACGTCGGTCACGCTGCACCTCAAGCCCGAGGACGCCGACGACGAACTGCACGACTACACCGCACCGTGGAAGATCCGGCAGCTGGTCAAGAAGTACTCCGACTTCATCTCCTGGCCGATCCGGATGGAGGTCGAGAAGACCGTCCCGGCATCGACGGAGGAGGGCGCGGAGAACACCGAGCCGACCGTCACCGTCGAAACCGAGACGATCAACTCGCGCACCGCGCTGTGGGCCAAGCCCAAGAGCGAGGTCTCCGACGAGGAATACAAGGAGTTCTACCGGCACATCGCGCATGCCTGGGATGAGCCGCTCGACGTCATCGCGATGAAGGCCGAGGGAACCTTCGAGTATCAGGCGCTGTTGTTCATCCCTTCGCAGGCGCCGTTCGACTTGTTCAACCGGGACGGGCACACCGGCGTGCAGTTGTACGTCAAGCGCGTCTTCATCATGGGTGATTGCGATGAGCTGATGCCCGAGTATCTGCGGTTCATCAAGGGTGTCGTCGACGCGCAGGACTTGTCGCTCAACGTGTCTCGCGAGATCCTGCAGCAGGACCGCCAGATCAAGGTGATCCGGCGCAGCCTCACCAAGAAGGTGCTGTCGGCGATCAAGGACCTTCAGGCCAACCGACCCGACGACTACGCGACCTTCTGGACGCAGTTCGGGCGCGCGTTCAAGGAGGGCCTGCTCTCCGACCCCGACAACCGCGAGACCGTGCTGGGACTGTCGTCGTTCGCGTCAACCTTCAGTCCGGACACCCCGACGACGCTGGCCGACTACGTGAGCCGGATGCGGGACGGCCAGGAGCAGATCTTCTATGCGACGGGCGAATCGCGCCGGTTGCTGGAGAGTTCGCCGCACCTGGAGGCGTTCAAGGCCAAAGGCTACGAAGTGCTGTTGCTCACCGACCCCGTCGACGAGGTGTGGGTGGAGTCGGTGCCGGAATTCCAGGGCAAGGCGCTGCAGTCGGTGGCCAAGGGTGAAGTCGACCTCGGCTCCGGAGACGACACGGCCGACGCCGACCGCACCGAGTTCGCCGATCTGCTGACCTGGCTGCAGAAGACGCTCGACGACCATGTCAAGGAGGTGCGGCTGTCCACTCGGCTGACCTCGTCGCCGGCCTGCCTGATCACCGACACCTTCGGTATCACCCCGCAGTTGGCGCGCATGTACCGCGCCTCCGGTCAGGAGGTGCCCGTCGGCAAGCGCATTCTGGAGATCAACCCCGAGCACGCCCTCGTCACAGGTCTGCGGGACGCGTTGGCGTCGTCACAGGACGGGCTCAGCGACACGGCCGAGTTGCTCTATGGCACAGCCCTTCTCGCCGAGGGGGGCTCCCTCGACGATCCGGCGCGGTTCGCTGCCATTCTCGCCGACCGGTTGGCCAAGACCTTCTAG
- a CDS encoding flavin-containing monooxygenase, with amino-acid sequence MTTVENSCGPTDTPVDIDIPAIRAKYAAERAKRLRSEGADQYLELEGDFAEFYEVDPYTTVTERDPITEDADVVILGGGFAGLLAGAHLKKAGVEGIRVIEMAGDFGGVWYWNRFPGIQCDNDAYCYVPLLEELDFMPSKKFADGAEIFQHCRNIGKHFGLYDGALFSTQVRELRWEDATRRWQISTDRGDDIRARFVVMAQGSYNRPKLPGIPGIKDFAGHVFHSARWDYEYTGGNPDGGLHKLADKRVALVGTGATGIQLVPHLARDAKELFVFQRTPSSVDARSNPPTDPEWAASLQPGWQDERKRNFHNWSPFVGVVFGEPDLVCDFWTELGRNLTARIAGSADPASVTIEQIMAFREEEDYKIMERLRRRVAAIVEDPDTAEALKPYYRFMCKRPTSSEHYLASFNRPNVTLVDVSASKGVERLTEKGIVAGGVEYEVDCVIFASGFEISTEISRRFAIDRIVGRDGLSLFDHWADDYQTLHGMTSRGFPNQFFMGFIQGGVSANTTAMFEQQAEHIAYIIAEAQNRGATTVEPSREGQDAWVSTVRELAIDNSAFELSCTPGYYNNEGRGGAERNGSFLGDFYSPGFYAFDDLIAQWRAKGDLDGLELT; translated from the coding sequence ATGACGACGGTCGAAAACAGCTGCGGGCCCACCGACACCCCTGTCGATATCGACATCCCGGCGATCCGCGCGAAGTACGCCGCCGAGCGGGCCAAGCGGCTGCGGTCCGAGGGGGCCGATCAATACCTGGAGTTGGAGGGCGATTTCGCCGAGTTCTACGAGGTGGATCCGTACACGACGGTCACCGAACGGGACCCGATCACCGAAGACGCCGACGTCGTCATCCTCGGCGGCGGCTTCGCCGGACTGCTGGCGGGGGCCCATCTGAAAAAAGCCGGGGTCGAGGGCATCCGCGTCATCGAGATGGCCGGTGACTTCGGTGGGGTGTGGTACTGGAATCGCTTCCCCGGAATCCAGTGCGACAACGACGCGTACTGCTATGTCCCGCTGCTGGAAGAACTCGACTTCATGCCGAGTAAGAAGTTCGCCGACGGCGCCGAGATATTCCAGCACTGCCGCAACATCGGTAAGCATTTCGGTCTCTACGACGGCGCGCTGTTCTCCACCCAGGTGCGCGAACTGCGTTGGGAGGACGCAACGCGGCGCTGGCAGATCAGTACCGACCGCGGTGACGACATCCGGGCCCGCTTCGTGGTCATGGCACAGGGTTCCTACAACCGCCCGAAGCTGCCGGGGATCCCCGGGATCAAGGACTTTGCCGGGCATGTCTTCCATTCCGCACGCTGGGATTACGAGTACACCGGGGGTAACCCCGACGGCGGTCTGCACAAACTCGCGGACAAGCGCGTCGCGCTCGTCGGCACCGGTGCCACCGGTATCCAGCTGGTACCGCACCTCGCCCGTGACGCCAAAGAGCTGTTCGTCTTCCAGCGCACACCATCCTCGGTGGACGCGCGGTCCAATCCGCCCACCGATCCGGAGTGGGCGGCGTCGCTGCAGCCCGGCTGGCAGGACGAGCGCAAGCGCAACTTCCACAACTGGTCACCGTTCGTCGGCGTGGTGTTCGGCGAACCAGACCTGGTGTGCGACTTCTGGACCGAGCTGGGTCGGAACCTGACCGCTCGCATCGCGGGCAGCGCTGACCCGGCATCGGTGACGATCGAGCAGATCATGGCGTTCCGTGAGGAAGAGGACTACAAGATCATGGAACGGCTGCGTCGCCGCGTCGCCGCGATCGTCGAAGATCCCGACACCGCCGAGGCGCTGAAGCCGTACTACCGCTTCATGTGCAAGCGGCCGACCTCCAGTGAGCATTACCTGGCCTCGTTCAATCGGCCCAACGTGACCCTGGTCGATGTGTCGGCATCCAAAGGTGTGGAACGGCTCACCGAGAAGGGGATCGTCGCCGGCGGTGTCGAATACGAGGTCGACTGCGTGATCTTCGCGAGCGGTTTCGAGATCTCCACCGAGATCAGCCGGCGGTTCGCGATCGATCGCATCGTGGGCCGAGACGGGCTCTCGCTGTTCGACCACTGGGCCGACGATTACCAGACACTGCACGGGATGACCAGCCGCGGTTTCCCCAACCAGTTCTTCATGGGCTTCATCCAGGGTGGGGTATCGGCCAACACCACCGCGATGTTCGAACAACAGGCCGAGCACATCGCCTACATCATCGCCGAGGCCCAGAACCGTGGTGCCACCACGGTCGAGCCCAGCCGGGAAGGGCAGGACGCCTGGGTGTCGACGGTCCGCGAACTGGCGATCGACAACTCGGCGTTCGAACTCTCCTGCACCCCTGGTTATTACAACAACGAGGGACGCGGGGGTGCGGAACGCAACGGATCGTTCCTCGGGGACTTCTACTCGCCCGGCTTCTATGCCTTCGACGATCTGATCGCGCAGTGGCGGGCCAAGGGTGACCTCGACGGGCTGGAACTCACGTGA
- a CDS encoding LLM class flavin-dependent oxidoreductase has protein sequence MKVNLGTGAQNSQDWDRVMAGDFNTPPATPDYQCVQAALALGDLAEPLGFDGIWFPEHQGTPYGMTPNPIQALTYFAGRTERVSLGTFVAVAPWWNPVRLAHQIAYLDIVSNGRYNTIGIGRGVSKAEFDAVGVPREESRQRFNETLDILELAFSGERFSYEGEIFSFPEMSLRPEPISKDLFSRIYSSSSTAESLEILSRRGMVPLFVGNKPIWDAGEEVRKVNTFRAEEGFEPCQPKNVMFMYVTEKEDDKLAALTEQWIWTANRDVNVHYGFADASNFKGVKGYEAYAAREATATAVLASAVTGDQKKGGPPGYHASNLLIGTPEVVFEKLKAAQEACSFSEVTIVPQFGTMPYEDAFASTRLFAKEVLPAVHELAAPLHAAALPEGATV, from the coding sequence ATGAAGGTCAATCTCGGCACCGGCGCGCAGAATTCGCAGGACTGGGACCGGGTGATGGCGGGCGATTTCAACACCCCGCCCGCCACGCCGGACTACCAATGCGTCCAGGCCGCGCTGGCGCTGGGTGATCTGGCCGAGCCGCTGGGGTTCGACGGCATCTGGTTCCCCGAGCACCAGGGCACGCCATACGGTATGACGCCCAACCCGATTCAGGCGCTCACCTACTTCGCCGGCCGTACCGAGCGGGTCAGCCTGGGCACCTTCGTGGCGGTCGCACCGTGGTGGAATCCGGTGCGGCTGGCCCACCAGATCGCCTACCTGGACATCGTCTCCAACGGCCGGTACAACACCATCGGTATCGGGCGTGGTGTGTCCAAGGCCGAGTTCGATGCCGTCGGGGTACCCCGCGAGGAGAGCCGGCAGCGGTTCAACGAAACCCTGGACATCCTGGAGTTGGCGTTCTCCGGTGAGCGGTTCTCCTATGAGGGCGAGATCTTCTCGTTCCCGGAGATGTCGCTGCGCCCCGAGCCGATCAGCAAGGATCTGTTCTCCCGCATCTACAGCTCGTCCTCGACCGCCGAGTCGCTGGAGATCCTGTCGCGGCGCGGCATGGTGCCGCTGTTCGTCGGAAACAAGCCGATCTGGGATGCCGGGGAGGAGGTCCGCAAGGTCAACACCTTCCGCGCCGAAGAGGGCTTCGAGCCCTGTCAGCCCAAGAACGTGATGTTCATGTACGTCACCGAAAAGGAGGACGACAAGCTCGCCGCCCTGACCGAGCAGTGGATCTGGACGGCCAACCGGGACGTCAACGTGCACTATGGCTTCGCCGATGCGTCGAACTTCAAGGGTGTCAAGGGTTATGAGGCCTACGCGGCGCGGGAGGCCACCGCCACCGCGGTGCTCGCCTCCGCGGTGACCGGTGACCAGAAGAAGGGCGGCCCGCCCGGATACCACGCCTCCAATCTGCTGATCGGTACCCCCGAGGTGGTGTTCGAGAAGCTCAAGGCCGCGCAGGAGGCGTGTTCGTTCTCCGAGGTGACCATCGTTCCGCAGTTCGGCACCATGCCGTACGAGGACGCTTTTGCGAGCACCAGGCTGTTCGCCAAGGAGGTGCTGCCCGCCGTGCATGAGTTGGCGGCACCGCTGCACGCCGCCGCCCTGCCCGAGGGCGCCACCGTATGA
- a CDS encoding CaiB/BaiF CoA transferase family protein yields MADGPLAGVRVIDLTAMVMGPYCTQIMADMGADVIKVEPPQGDNTRYISVGPSPGMSGVFVNVNRGKRAIVLDLQTDDGRAALRGLIGTADVFIHSMRAKAITTLGFGYADVVELNPSIVYTNCYGYGRRGPDADRPAYDDTIQAECGLPAVQQQLTGEAGYVGTIMADKVAGLTALYATTMALFHRERTGEGQEVEVSMFETMASFMLVEHANGAMFSPPLGPAVYPRAVAPNRRPYETKDGQIAALIYNDKHWRGFVERVQPDWNTGEFDTLEQRARQIDTVYGLVAQTLKERTTAEWLGLFRELEIPAAPINTLDALFDDPHLNAVGLFETVDTPHGPVRFPGVPTWFSRTPGRVRGPAPELGADTETVLAELQALPRH; encoded by the coding sequence ATGGCTGACGGACCGCTGGCCGGGGTGCGGGTCATCGACCTCACCGCCATGGTGATGGGGCCGTACTGCACCCAGATCATGGCCGACATGGGCGCCGACGTGATCAAAGTGGAACCGCCGCAAGGAGATAACACCAGGTACATCTCGGTGGGGCCGTCCCCGGGGATGAGCGGGGTGTTCGTCAACGTCAACCGCGGTAAACGGGCGATCGTGCTGGACCTGCAGACCGACGACGGCAGAGCGGCGCTCCGCGGACTGATCGGGACTGCCGATGTCTTCATCCACTCGATGCGGGCCAAGGCGATCACCACACTGGGATTCGGTTACGCCGATGTCGTCGAGCTCAACCCGTCGATCGTCTACACCAACTGCTACGGCTACGGCCGGCGCGGCCCGGATGCGGACCGGCCCGCCTACGATGACACGATCCAGGCCGAGTGCGGATTGCCTGCGGTGCAACAACAGTTGACCGGGGAAGCCGGCTACGTCGGGACCATCATGGCCGACAAGGTGGCCGGCCTGACGGCGCTCTACGCCACCACGATGGCGCTGTTCCATCGGGAACGCACCGGTGAGGGCCAGGAGGTGGAGGTCAGCATGTTCGAGACGATGGCCTCCTTCATGCTCGTCGAACACGCCAACGGCGCGATGTTCTCACCTCCGCTCGGGCCGGCCGTGTACCCGCGGGCCGTGGCGCCCAACCGGCGGCCGTATGAGACCAAAGACGGTCAGATCGCCGCGCTGATCTACAACGACAAGCACTGGCGTGGATTCGTCGAGCGTGTCCAACCCGATTGGAACACAGGTGAGTTCGATACGCTGGAGCAGCGGGCACGCCAGATCGACACCGTGTACGGGTTGGTGGCGCAGACGCTGAAGGAACGCACCACCGCGGAGTGGCTCGGGCTGTTCCGGGAACTGGAGATCCCGGCCGCACCGATCAACACCCTCGACGCGTTGTTCGACGACCCGCACCTCAACGCGGTCGGTCTGTTCGAGACGGTCGATACCCCGCACGGGCCGGTGCGTTTTCCCGGCGTGCCCACCTGGTTCTCCCGGACGCCCGGACGCGTTCGGGGACCGGCGCCCGAACTCGGTGCCGACACCGAGACGGTACTGGCCGAACTCCAGGCGCTGCCTCGGCACTAG
- a CDS encoding aromatic ring-hydroxylating oxygenase subunit alpha: MTHTESDLDAAIEIDAAPDDSTGEIAEDLSTPMTIPVDAYISPVYARHERDRLWRKVWQQVGRVEEIPEIGSYLTYDILDDSIIVVRTGPDTFAAHHNVCMHRGRKLIDNPEGAKNASGRARKSFVCGFHGWTYGLDGTCTHIREQDDWQGALTPSNTHLAPVQVDTWGGWLFVNMDPDAESLADYLMPAAKILDPFGLENMRYKWRKWLYFDCNWKVAMEAFNETYHVFTTHPEFNKFGEFKGWAKAQGKHSNIGYDAPKGMDETKSKIRLGTGDPRISTAEMQVYTMEETNATTTKTLVDAAKRLVDELPEGTPADEVLAHWLASARRDDEARGVIWPTIPPDILGQSGTAWQLFPNFQVGQGLTSALCYSARPDPSYDPDKCLFEVAVFERYPKGAEPETEWVYTPKDSPNWLSVLPQDFSNMAAVQQGMKSAGFPGTLPNPYRERSTVNLHHQLSKYMGTGEPRDI, translated from the coding sequence GTGACCCACACCGAATCCGATCTCGACGCCGCCATCGAGATCGACGCCGCACCCGATGACTCCACGGGCGAGATCGCCGAGGACCTGTCCACGCCGATGACCATCCCGGTGGACGCCTACATCTCACCGGTGTACGCCCGCCACGAACGAGATCGGCTGTGGCGCAAGGTATGGCAGCAGGTCGGCCGGGTCGAGGAGATCCCGGAGATCGGCAGCTACCTGACCTACGACATCCTCGACGACTCGATCATCGTGGTGCGCACCGGACCGGACACCTTTGCCGCACACCACAACGTCTGCATGCACCGCGGGCGCAAGCTGATCGACAACCCCGAGGGCGCCAAGAACGCGAGCGGCCGGGCACGCAAGTCGTTCGTCTGCGGTTTCCACGGCTGGACCTACGGGCTCGACGGAACCTGTACCCATATCCGTGAGCAGGACGACTGGCAGGGCGCACTCACCCCGAGCAACACGCACCTGGCGCCCGTTCAGGTCGACACCTGGGGCGGTTGGCTGTTCGTCAACATGGACCCCGACGCCGAGTCGTTGGCCGACTACCTGATGCCGGCCGCCAAGATCCTCGACCCGTTCGGGCTGGAGAACATGCGCTACAAGTGGCGCAAATGGCTGTACTTCGACTGCAACTGGAAAGTCGCGATGGAGGCCTTCAACGAGACCTACCACGTGTTCACCACCCATCCGGAGTTCAACAAGTTCGGCGAGTTCAAGGGCTGGGCCAAGGCGCAGGGCAAGCACAGCAATATCGGCTATGACGCGCCGAAAGGTATGGACGAGACCAAATCCAAGATCCGCCTGGGCACCGGAGACCCGCGCATCTCCACCGCAGAAATGCAGGTCTACACCATGGAGGAGACCAACGCGACGACGACGAAGACGTTGGTCGACGCTGCCAAGCGCCTCGTCGACGAACTGCCCGAGGGCACCCCGGCCGACGAGGTGCTCGCGCACTGGCTGGCCTCGGCCCGCCGCGACGACGAGGCCCGCGGCGTGATCTGGCCGACCATCCCCCCCGATATCCTCGGCCAGAGCGGCACGGCGTGGCAGCTCTTCCCGAACTTCCAGGTGGGCCAGGGCCTCACCAGTGCGCTGTGCTACTCGGCGCGCCCGGATCCGAGTTACGACCCGGACAAGTGCCTCTTCGAGGTCGCGGTCTTCGAGCGGTATCCGAAAGGTGCAGAGCCCGAGACGGAATGGGTCTACACCCCGAAGGACTCCCCGAACTGGCTGTCGGTGCTGCCGCAGGATTTCTCCAATATGGCGGCGGTACAGCAGGGCATGAAGTCGGCGGGTTTTCCCGGCACGCTGCCCAATCCGTACCGCGAGCGCAGCACGGTCAACCTGCACCACCAGCTGTCGAAATACATGGGGACCGGCGAGCCCCGGGACATCTAG
- a CDS encoding HNH endonuclease signature motif containing protein — translation MDATHLDTFVDALIDDLTAAPPPEEGAERTLFDLLDHPRRVVDEQPVLAVLAVAVTARNLFDHVIAQAAAAAERLGIPARRHLRSGADLLISLGVAPGAARRAVRVGRAAHTLPALTRAQRLGGLGIEFADAVGRGVAHISDRVALSDEDRATVATLLMIQTTPADVSKKAREIAIDKASKQPHDEAAVPIAENSDLNEMTLVQNDDGRVSATLDLDVLTGEELFAALDPWCRPVPLPDGSPDPRSTGRRRADAFGQLVRGFLSNSQRPTSGGVLPHVTLLRPAGAGRAGVPDDGCVDTLGFTGPVSATTADLISCDSSLGSVIVDDVGAPLDVGRSERLFPPRIRKALAARDRGCAFPGCGRPVSWCDAHHIEPWGAGGVTCLDNGVLFCRCHHTLIHHSNWQVYLGPDRHPWFIPPRDPAGPEPPHMRSHARRTMTDLPAAA, via the coding sequence ATGGACGCCACCCATCTCGACACCTTCGTCGATGCGCTCATCGATGACCTCACTGCGGCGCCTCCGCCCGAGGAGGGTGCCGAACGCACGCTGTTCGATCTGCTCGACCATCCCCGGCGGGTGGTCGACGAACAGCCGGTGCTCGCCGTGCTGGCGGTCGCGGTCACCGCCCGGAACCTGTTCGACCATGTGATCGCGCAGGCGGCCGCGGCCGCTGAGCGTCTCGGGATCCCAGCACGCCGACACCTGCGCTCGGGAGCCGATCTGCTCATCAGCCTGGGGGTGGCCCCCGGCGCCGCGCGCAGGGCTGTGCGGGTGGGGCGGGCAGCACACACTCTGCCGGCCCTCACCCGGGCGCAGCGTCTGGGTGGGCTCGGCATCGAGTTCGCCGACGCGGTCGGTAGGGGAGTCGCACACATCAGTGACAGGGTCGCGTTGTCCGATGAGGACAGGGCGACGGTCGCCACATTGCTGATGATCCAGACCACGCCCGCGGACGTGAGTAAGAAAGCCCGCGAGATCGCCATCGACAAAGCCTCGAAACAACCGCACGACGAGGCGGCGGTGCCGATCGCGGAGAACAGTGACCTCAACGAGATGACGCTGGTGCAAAACGATGATGGACGGGTCAGTGCCACCCTCGATCTCGATGTGCTGACCGGCGAGGAGCTGTTCGCAGCGTTGGACCCGTGGTGTCGGCCCGTGCCGCTACCGGATGGATCACCGGACCCGCGGTCGACCGGCAGGCGTCGCGCGGACGCATTCGGTCAGCTGGTGCGGGGCTTCCTGTCGAACTCACAGCGTCCGACCTCCGGTGGGGTGCTCCCGCACGTCACCCTGCTCCGGCCGGCCGGGGCAGGGCGAGCGGGGGTGCCCGATGACGGGTGCGTGGACACCCTCGGTTTCACCGGGCCGGTCAGTGCCACCACCGCCGATCTGATCTCCTGTGACAGCTCTCTCGGATCGGTGATCGTGGACGACGTCGGCGCCCCGCTGGACGTGGGGCGCAGCGAGCGGCTGTTCCCGCCCAGGATTCGTAAAGCGCTGGCAGCGCGCGACCGTGGCTGCGCGTTCCCCGGGTGCGGGAGGCCGGTGTCGTGGTGCGACGCCCACCACATCGAGCCGTGGGGCGCTGGAGGCGTCACCTGCCTCGACAACGGCGTGCTGTTCTGCCGATGCCACCACACCTTGATCCACCACAGCAACTGGCAGGTCTACCTGGGCCCTGACCGCCACCCCTGGTTCATCCCACCCCGTGATCCGGCCGGTCCCGAACCTCCGCATATGCGATCGCACGCACGACGGACCATGACCGACCTGCCCGCCGCCGCCTAA
- a CDS encoding SDR family NAD(P)-dependent oxidoreductase has product MSAALRFDDRVAVITGGGRGLGREYALLLASRGAKVVVNDPGSSLTGDGSDGTPAQQVADEIVAAGGQAVANTDSVVTVDGGEAIIDSAIRHFGRIDILIHNAGTVRRGSLKELSPQDFDAVLDVHLRGAFHVVRPAFPVMCAAGYGRIVLTSSIGGLYGNHHVANYGVAKAGLIGLSNVAALEGAADGVRCNVIIPSAVTRMAEGIDTSAYPPMGPELVAPTVGWLAHESCSVTGEMLVAIGGRVARAFIAESPGVYRPSWTIEDVADNIDGIRDVSEPVIFPPAPDGHTDHIRYSFAKATHG; this is encoded by the coding sequence GTGAGCGCTGCCCTGAGATTCGACGATCGTGTCGCCGTCATCACCGGCGGCGGCCGGGGCCTGGGCCGTGAGTACGCCCTGCTGCTGGCATCGCGAGGTGCGAAGGTCGTCGTCAACGATCCGGGCAGCAGCCTCACCGGCGACGGTTCCGACGGCACTCCCGCACAGCAGGTGGCCGATGAGATCGTCGCCGCCGGCGGGCAGGCCGTTGCCAACACCGATTCGGTGGTCACCGTCGACGGCGGAGAAGCCATCATCGACAGCGCCATCCGGCACTTCGGCCGCATCGACATCCTCATCCACAACGCCGGCACCGTGCGCCGCGGGTCGCTGAAGGAACTGAGTCCTCAGGACTTCGACGCCGTGCTGGACGTGCACCTGCGCGGCGCGTTTCACGTCGTCCGGCCGGCATTTCCGGTCATGTGTGCCGCCGGTTACGGCCGCATCGTGCTCACCTCGTCCATCGGCGGGCTCTACGGCAACCACCATGTGGCCAACTACGGGGTGGCCAAGGCCGGGCTGATCGGACTGTCGAACGTGGCGGCCCTCGAAGGGGCCGCCGACGGTGTCCGGTGCAACGTGATCATTCCCAGTGCGGTCACCCGGATGGCCGAAGGCATCGACACCTCGGCGTACCCGCCGATGGGGCCCGAGTTGGTGGCCCCGACCGTCGGCTGGCTGGCCCACGAATCCTGCTCGGTGACCGGGGAGATGCTGGTCGCGATCGGCGGCCGGGTGGCCCGCGCCTTCATCGCCGAGAGTCCCGGGGTGTACCGCCCGTCGTGGACCATCGAGGATGTCGCCGACAATATCGACGGAATCCGCGATGTGTCGGAGCCGGTGATCTTCCCGCCTGCGCCCGACGGGCACACCGACCACATCCGCTACAGCTTTGCGAAGGCGACCCATGGCTGA